Genomic window (Lewinellaceae bacterium):
AGCTGCAAAGGAGCGGTGGGGCGAGGGCCTGTTTGCCACATCCGACTACAAAGAAATCCTCAGCCGGGAAGACGTCGATGCCGTGATCATCGGCACCCCCGACCACTGGCACAAGCAAATCTCCGTCGATGCGCTCAACGCCGGCAAACACGCTTACTGCGAAAAGCCCATGGTGCATTCGGTAGAGGAGGGCCACGAGGTAATCAGCGCCTGGAAAAAGTCGGGCAAAATTTTCATGGTGGGCAGCCAGGGGCTGTCTTCCCTGGGCAATGAAAAAGCAAAGGAACTGCTGGCGGAAGGCGCCATCGGCGAGATCAACTACGCCGAAGGGTTCTGGGCGCGCCACTCCCCCGTCGGCGCCTGGCAATACCCCATACCCGACGATGCTTCTGAAAAAACGGTAGACTGGGAACGCTACATTTCCAACACCACCCAAAGGCCCTTCGACCCGTTGCGGTTCTTTCGCTGGCGCAACTACCTGGACTACGGCACCGGCATGTCGGGCGACTTGTTCGTTCACCTCTTTTCGAGCCTGCACTTCATCACCCGCTCTATGGGCCCCACGAAGGTCAGCGCCATGGGCGGGTTGCGGTACTGGAAAGACGGCCGGGAAGTGCCTGACGTGCTGCTGGGCATGTTCGACTATCCGGAAACGGAGGCCCATCCCGGGTTCAACCTCTCCCTGCGGTGCAACTTCGTGGACGGCACCAGCGGCACAACCTACCTGAGAATTGTCGGGAGCAAAGGATCGATGGATGTAGAGTGGGAAAAGGTCACGCTCCGGCGCAACTCCGGCTCCGACCAGGACGATTTTGCCAAAGCCAAGGCCAAAGAAGCGGGAGCAATGGCCTCCGAAC
Coding sequences:
- a CDS encoding Gfo/Idh/MocA family oxidoreductase, whose protein sequence is MAENDRRQFIKKIGLATASVAAAGSGFASSGKTTTYLKRTNPFPPSKAVNIALIGAGGMGTEDTTTCLRHEGTKLVAVCDLYQGRLKAAKERWGEGLFATSDYKEILSREDVDAVIIGTPDHWHKQISVDALNAGKHAYCEKPMVHSVEEGHEVISAWKKSGKIFMVGSQGLSSLGNEKAKELLAEGAIGEINYAEGFWARHSPVGAWQYPIPDDASEKTVDWERYISNTTQRPFDPLRFFRWRNYLDYGTGMSGDLFVHLFSSLHFITRSMGPTKVSAMGGLRYWKDGREVPDVLLGMFDYPETEAHPGFNLSLRCNFVDGTSGTTYLRIVGSKGSMDVEWEKVTLRRNSGSDQDDFAKAKAKEAGAMASERKKMVPPEEVVYKAEDGYKGAHYDHFGNFLRAIRTGGSVVEDPVFGFRAAAPALLCNDSYFQNKFINWNPVEMKVV